The Alteromonas macleodii ATCC 27126 genome segment CCACAACTGCGCGCGACTCCATGCCCAAAATACGAGCGTTAACTAACACGCCACCTTGGTGCTTTGTCATCGTTCCCGTTAACACGTATTCAATAGGAAGGCTGCTGCTCAATTCCAGATAGTCTCGGCTTAATACAAAATCGCCATCGTCAGTAATACGAATATATTCAGTGGCTTTGAAGTCGATAACCGGCACGCGGAATTTATGCAGTTCGTGAACAAAAGATTCCGCCATCTGACGACCAAGCAAATCTGTTTTCTGCAAGTCAGTATCTAGTAGTGCGAAATGGGTTACACCAATAGGTGTCTTGTTATTCACATATTCCATATTGGCAATTAAGTCTTGCGCCATGTTCTTCACATAGTCGCCAATATGCTTGGTTAGAGGTCGACCCTTATACGCGCCCTGTACGCTCGAATACAAAGGAGGTTGACCGATAGCGCCGTACGCGTCCATACCCTGAGACTGGGTATCACTGGTATTTTCAACTGGCTTTGAGGGAGCGCGGTCGGCGGCAGTAATATCAATCACGTTCATGGCCGGGCGCTGAGGCGCTTGTTCGGCTACCTCTTCTTCCCCCATCATCATAGAGCACCCGCTGACGCTTAGCAGTGAAGCACAAAGCGAAAGCGCCGCGTATTGATTTCGTCTTTTCATGGGGTTACCTCGTACCTTCAGTTCTGTATAACTTGCCGTTTCTGGTGGTTACTTGTTCTTCGCGCCAAAATAGTTCGGCAGGGAAAAAGCGTGTTGCTGCAGCGACAATGTTTTTATTTCTAGCGTTGATAATTCGAGCGTTAACCACCGCGCCAGACTCTTGATACACCATAGTGCCGGTTATATAAAAATCGACGCGCTCAATGTTGGAAAGCTGGTCGATATCGCGGGTTAATACTCTGTCGCTCTCGTTACTAACAATTATATCGTTCGAAAGCTTAAATTCTTGAGTAGAAAAGCCTCTTTTCGTGGCCTCAGTAATCATTCCTTGTTCAAGTTGATGGCCCAACAACATTAGCGGATGTTGATGGCCAGCACTGTATTTCATAGTATCAGCAGGTACAAAGCCAACTACCGCATAGCGAGACTGACGTGCTGGACCCACATCAGCAAAAAGTTCGTTCGCCAACATATAGGTATGGTATTCCACATTACCCAACGCCGATACGTCGCTGGCATCGGTTTGCGCAAATTGACTCTTAGGTTCGTCAGATGAAGAGCAACCAGAGAGTAAGCCCATGAGAAGCGCGGTATATGCCAAGGCTTTCACGACTAAGCGACCATTTTCTGTCAGCAAAGCGTGAGAGACAGGTTTTGTCATACTTTTCATTACACGTGTCCAGTGAAAAACGTCAAATTTCTATCGGAAAGAAGCAAAAACTCATCGAAAAACAGTGATCAGCTACTACGCAAACCGACATTTTTAGTGTCTTTAAACATGCTTTTGCAAAATTCACACCAAAGAGAGGCTACAAGCAGCATTGACCGTTACATTGAAGGTTACATTGATAAAATTGCTGATAACCAAGTGACGTAAAGCGCCTAGTTTAAGGAGATATACCTTTCTCAGTGTTAAAAGAACTTGATGTTTATCGTCAGGCCGTGCATGAAAAGCGGAGGCGACTTGCCGCCTTAGGACAGAAAGCTGCCGATAATTAAATAGGCAATGATCACAATGCCAAGTGATTAAAAAAGCTTGAGAACTCCCGGGACTCTCATGCCGCGTTAATGACCAATTAGCTAAATAAACCTGCACATGCCTAAACCTAAACTTTCACCGTCACGAGGTTCAAAACCGAATTTAAGATAAAAACTTTCCTTACCATGCGCAGCCAACAAGCCAATGGTTGCGCCAGGTGCGCAGCAAGACTCCAAATGTGCAATCAACGTGTTCATTATTTTCGATCCCAAGCCTTTATTCTGATGTCCTGGATGAATAATGACGTCTTGAATATAAAAATACATTGCGCCATCGCCAATCACCCGACCACAGCCTACAAGGTTGCTGTCGAGGTAAATTGTTGCCCAAAACAACGAGGCATCAATACTTTTTTGAACAACCGATAAACACGGGTTACTCCATCCAATCAATTTTCTCAGACTGGCAAAGTCTTCAGCTGACGGAGGACTTTCTTTAACGGTGTAATTCGTATGCATCATTCGTCATTCCGCCCCTCGTTTTCGCAAAAGCTACCTAATTCGGTAATGTGAAGTAGTTCGCCCGACGGGCCCCATAGATAGAAAACACTTCCCCAATGTTGTTGCTCAATTGATGAAATTTTCGTTTTATGTAACGAGCGTGAGCACAAATCAAAAGCATCCTGAATGTCTGCTACACATATTTGTAGCATAAAGTTATTCGCCAATTCAGGATTATAAAAGCGCTGAAGAAAGAAGAGACAATCACCATTCTCAAACAGTGTTAGGTCTTCATTTACGTATGAAGCATTAAATCCAATCTCAGAATAAAATGCTTTAGAAATATCGTAGTTTTTGCTTGGAATAAAAGTCTTAATATCTATGACGTCCATATCTTGAGATCCCTCGCATTTCGCTGCTTTAAATTTAAGTCGTGGCTAAATGGCAATAACAGCAAGCATGTCTTCGCCATCTTCATCTAACCCCACCTCTTCGAAACCAAAGCTTGAATAGAAGGCTTTGGCGACAGGATTCTTGGGGTTATAGCATATCTCTATCTGTTTGAGCTCAGAAGTTTGCTTTATAAGCGTGATAGCTTGAGATAAAGCAACTCTGCCAATTCCATTATTCTGATGGCTCTCATCAATCATAAAGCGCCAAATGGACACTTTGGTTGGCGTTTCCTGAACCCACATCAAGAACCCTACGGGCTGGTCGTTGCAATAAATGGCTTTGCAGGTATGGTTCTCGTTGTAGAAAGACTCAACCAACGACCACATATTGCACGCTACAAACGCTTGTTGATCATCAGCCACATCCAAGTCACAAACCTGCTCATAGTTAGATTTGTTTATTTCTTCCAGTGAAATTTTCATCCTGTCTTCTTATAAATGCACGCTGCTTTCTTGCCATTATAAGCTGAAGTTCACTCAAGTCATCATTAGTCGTTTATAGCCATATTGATAGTAAAGGCCTAATTAACAAAGCCGAAAGGTACAGCCCAACGCCAAATACGACGTGATTAATAATACTGTGTAACCGAGCGGTATTAGGGTTAGGCGTTTTCGATGCGGCAATACCAGCGCCCATACCTGGCTGCAATATAAAGAACGGTGCAACGACCGTAGCGATACCGAGCGCCACTGCTGGACCTAGCGTCGGTTCGAACAACCAAGACTCTCCGCATATGAAAATAAGCAGTGCTGCATAGGCAATTCCAATTAGGTAATGGGCTGTCCACCCAATAGTACTTTCCCCGTGAACAGCATGGGCACTTGAAATAGAAGTATGACGTAACTGCCCTTTTCTCATGTGCCCTATCCAGCGCCCCACCATGCCCCAATTGGTAGGGGAAATACCAAACAATTGCTTTCTCAACAAGGCCCATAAATCCATCACTAAAGTAGCTCCAATACCTATCAGCAAGATAAAAACAATACTTTCCATATTCACTCTCAATAACTAGTTTCAATTAACATGAGATGCTAGCCTACAACTTCAAGTTAACTTTAAGTCAAGCATTCCTTTGGGAAAAGTATGGAAATATCTCAGGTCGCCAAAAAGTCAGGAGTGTCGGCATCAACACTGCGCTTTTATGAAGAAAAAGGCCTTATCAAATCTATTGGTCGACAAGGTATACGTCGCGTATTTAGCTCAAACGTACTAGAGCGCCTTGAATTAATCGCACTAGGCCGCGCAGCAGGTTTTTCGCTGGAAGAAATTTCTGGGATATTAGGAACCAATGCAAAGCCTGATATAGATCGCGATCTACTACTTAAAAAAGCGAACGAATTAGATGAAACAATCAAAAAATTAGAAGCAATGCGTGATGGTCTGCACCATGCAGCTGCTTGCACAGCACCGAGTCATTTGGAATGTCCGAGGTTTCGTCGATTGATGAACCTTGCAGCCGCAGGGGTGATTGAAGGCGTTGCCGCGAATAAAGCAGTAAAATAAAAATCCGTATCAATGGAAACCACTCAGCGCTTTGCGGGTACTAAAATCACCATCGCAGAGCTACCTCAAAATGGCAAAAATATGGCTATCGTAAAACCGTCCATTTTTAAAAATGGCGCGTTGCAATATCGCTTCTTGCTTAAACCCTGCATCTAACAGCAGCTTTTGCGAAGCAAGATTGGATGAAAATACGCAGGCAAAAATGCGCTCTATACTTGTGTTTGAGAAAGTAAGGGCGATAATTTGGCGCAGCGCGTCACGCATAATCCCTTTTCGCCAATGTGATGAACAAAGCCAGTACCCGACCTCTCCGGCTCTTTCATATTCAAAGTTTCCAGGGTTAACACCAATACACCCTACTAACTCGCCGTCGTACTCTACAGCTTTTATAAAACCCTCTTTGCTCCCCTCTTGAATCCACCATGTGGCATCTTCTTTTGTATAAGGGCTGGGAATTTTTGTCGACAGAAATTGCGTGACCGACGGTTGATTCAAAATATCTACCAGTCTACCTACATCGCTCATTTTAAAATCTCTGAGTGTTATCACGCGCTTTACTTCCCACCCGCTAAATCAATAAACGACCCTGTAACATATGAAGACTGAGGTGATAGAAGCCAGGCTATCGCCTGTGCGACTTCATCTGCTGTACCGCCCCGCTGCATAGGAATTTGTGAGCTTAACCGTTCTACTCTGCCAGGTTCACCACCATCGGCATGAATGTCTGTTTTAATAAAACCAGGCCGGACGCTGTTTACACGAATGTTCTTCGCAGCAAGTTCTAATGAAAGCCCTTTGGTGAATGAATCCATTGCCCCTTTCGACGTCGCATAGTCAACGTATTCAAAAGGAGCACCAGTACGAGAGGCAATGGACGAAACATTAACGATTGCGCCTCCTGCAACGCTTTGTTTTACAAAAGCCTTTGAACACAAGAATGCGCTAAGCACATTGGTATTAAGTACTTTGGTGAAGCGCTCTGCACTGACGTTAATTAACTCAGTTTTGGTAAATAAAACACCCACATTGTTAACCAAATGCGTTACCTCCCCCCACTGTTCCCTTACATATTCGAACATGTCCAGCACTTGCGCTTCATCTGAAACATCGGCTTTATGAGCAAATGCAATGCCTCCGTTGTCAGTTATCGACGCGCACACCCTATCCGCAGCATTTTTATCTGATAGGTAATTAACGCAAACCTTATAATCGTTACTTCCCAACAATTTAGCAGTTGCGGCACCAATACCACGACTAGCACCTGTGACAATAACTACCTTGCCCACAATTTGATTCCCTTAACTGGCCATTGAACGTGGCGCTAATTTTATAAGACTAACTTACCAGCTAGTTCTGGCTTCAGAAAGTCTTATTCACCATTGACACATAAACAGAAAACTTCACAATGGTTCTACTTTATATTCACTCGCGATCATTAATGCTGTACCTTTCTGAATTTCAAATAAAGCTTTCTAATCAATACATTACTCCTGCATTTTCGCTAGCGCTCTGTACTGAAAGTGCGCCGTCCCACTTCCTTATTGCAGGTAGAAACAGTAGCGGAAAGTCACTCTTAATTTCCGCGCTTGCCGGTAATGGGAAGGTAGCAAGCGGTAGTCGTGAATGTACTTCGGTTGTTGCAGAGGTATCGGTTTTTAAACAGCAAGCGATAATTGAAGAAGAAAAACAAAAAGACAGTGCAGATATTTTAGACGTAATAGCTGAGCCAACACAGGTTCGCGAACTATTCGCACAGACTAATGAGGATTATCAAAACCACCCTTATTACGACGAACTCGCCTCTGCGCTTAGAATTGAGCATTTGCTAGATAATGGGTTTCTTTCACTTTCAACAGGTGAAACCCGCAAGATTATTATCATGTTGGCATGGTTAAGTAATGCCTCTATTATTTTGCTTGATGAACCCTTCGAAGGTTTAGATGCTGAAGCGATAAGCGCATTTAGTCGCTTTCTTGTCTCTCAGCAGCAAGCTTCTTTAGTACTTACCGCCAACAAACTCGCAGATATTCCAAAGAATATGCAAGCCCAGTTGATTGTCATGGATGACTTGGCTATTACGTGGAAATCTGAAGATAAACTTAACTATGACGGTTTGCGCTCAGAACTAAGCACCTGGTTTGCACTAGAGTCTGATGATATCGATGTTCCCTCAGCCCTTAACGCTAAAGACAAACACGGCGATGACCCCAATCGCAATAACCGAAACCTCAATGATCAAAACAGTGAGTTAGATTCACTTCCTCATACCTTAATTCAGCTTAAAGATGGATTCGTGCGCTTCGATGAGCGAACCGTATTTGAAAAGCTTAACTTTACGCTTAACAAAAATGAGCATTGGCAGATCACTGGTCCAAATGGGTCAGGCAAAACCTGTTTGCTTCAAATGTTTACCGGTGATAATTCCCATTGTTATACCAACGATTTAACAATGTTTGGCATAAAACGTGGCACAGGCGAAAGCATATGGGACATTAAAAAGCACATTGGAATTATGTCGAATGCGCTCCACATGCAGTACAAAGTGAATGCAAGTGTTGAGCACGTTATCATTTCAGGCTTTCACGACAGTATTGGTCTGTACACTCGCCCCACGCTAGCGGAACGCATGGTGGCAGAGCAGTGGCTTGAAGTACTGGGTTTGAAACAGAAAAAGAACTCGCCGTTTCAGTCGCTGTCTTTTGGTGACCAGCGATTAGTACTTATTGCACGTTCTATGGTTAAGCACCCCGCCGTGCTTATTTTGGATGAACCTTGCAATGGTTTAGATGACTTCAACCGACAGAAAGCGCTTAAGCTTATTGATATATTGGCTAGGGCTGGCACAAGTACACTGCTGTATGTGAATCACCATGCAGAAGAACGCATTCCTAGCATTCACAATACGTTAAATATGAAAGACTATAATGTTTAAGGGTATATGTTGAAAACCTTGGCTTTTCAAGTTTTCGCTAAAAAGGTGTGGCACTTGCCTGTAAGACAATTAGCCTTAAAGCTGGAAGCTTAAAAGCTAATATTTAAAAATATTAGCGAGGCTAGGTACCGAGAAAGAAAAAAGCGCTATCACAAGGGAAAACTCATGGAAAAAGTGATAGCGCCGAAGTAACCGAGGGTGAGGTACAATAAGAACTTAAAAACTACATGGGATCCAGGGTAAGCAACACGCGATGAGTACCAGGTATGACTTTGCAGGACCGATGCACGGCGGCAAATTCTTCATGGCCCTGCCACGACTTACCTTTAAGTAAACCCACATCAAACGCGTTCATTTGCCTAACGCTGCTCTCTCGATAGTGCTGGCCCAACCTATTCTTAGTAAGCCCTTGTGTATTCGCGTCGTTAAGACCAATCATTTGGCGTGTAACCACACTTTCTTTCGGCAGCCACTCTGTACCTTCGCCTAAATAAGTATTCACCAACCGAACAGGAATATTGTCCACATGAAAGCTTGGGCACATTGCTGATGAAAGGGGCACTAACCTTACGCCCACACTGTCACAGTCAAATAGCGTGGTGAGCATGTCAGACAGCAAATAAATATCGTCAATGGCAGCCTGCTTTCCGGCACTATTTCTTCCATCAGGTAAAAGCTTTGCGATTTCCTCTTTCAGTGATATTAAAGAGAAAACACCGCGAATCCCCATTCCTAATGATTTAAAAATGTCGTCATAATATTGCGAGATGAGTGGCGTTTCGGGCCTTGTCCATATGGCAACGCTAATACCTTTATCAAAGATATCGCCCAACACCATAGCATCGGCGCTTGAACGCCAAGATTCGCTGTGTTCAAAGGAAGTAATGTGGTCTTGTAGCGCCTGCATATTAGTGCTCCCACGCAGGAAATGGGTCAGGCATTTCAGCCCAAACATGATGACCTTGAATAAGCTGTTCGTCTGTTAACAAGCAACTATCTAACCGCTCGATAATGTCGTTTTTATTAAGCCCTTGCCCAATGAACACCAGCTCTTGACGCATGTCACCGAAGGGCTCCATCCATTGTTCTTCAATCGCTTTAAGGTATTCAGGGTCTTCTGGCCACTGCTCTTTGGGTACGGCTTTCCAAAATAGTCCAGCGGCCCCGTATCTCGCCATACCGCCAGCTTGGCTCCAGCTGCCCGCTAATTGAGGGCGTGTTGCCAGCCAGAAGAAGCCTTTTGAACGAATTAATTTACCTGCAATGTCTTTACTATGAATAAAATCATAAAACTTTTGCGGATCAAACGGACGTCGCGCTTCGTACGAAAAGCTGCTTATACCAAACTCTTCAGTCTCTGGTACGTGCTCGCCACGCATTTCTTTCAGCCAACCGGGCGACTGCTGAGCACGCTCGAAGCTAAATCGCCCTGTGTTCAGCACTTTGTCGAGGGGCACTTTTCCATGCTCGATCGGAACTTGAATAGCCTCGGTGTTGAGGGTTTGCAGAATACTTTTAAGGCGCGCCAACTCTTGTTCAGAGACTAAGTCGGTTTTGCTTATTAGCAATATATCAGCAAATTCCACTTGTTCGACCAACAAGTCTGCCACACTTCGCTCGTCTTCCTCCCCCAAGCTCTCACCCACTTCGTTGAGAAACTTAGCTTCGTCATAGTCTTTAAGAAAATTCAATGCATCGACAACGGTAACCATCGAATCGAGGCGTGATATTTCCGACAAGCTTTTACCGTCTTCATCGGCAAACGTGAAGGTCTCAGCTACAGGTAAAGGCTCCGAAATACCTGTAGACTCTATTACCAGATAATCGTATTTACCTTCATGCGCTAAACGCTCTATCTCTTCAAGCAAATCTTCTCGCAACGTGCAGCAAATACAGCCATTGCTCATTTCAACTAGCTTTTCTTCGGCTCGATTAAAGCTAATTTCATTTTTCACCGTAGCAGCATCGATATTGATTTCACTCATATCGTTAACAATAACGGCTACTCTTAATCCATCACGATTATTCAGAATATGATTTAGAACCGTGGTCTTACCGGCGCCTAGGAAGCCCGAAAGTACGGTAACGGGAAGCTGAGTTTGAATTGACATAACGACTCGCTAAGTTTCATTTTAAATCTCGAATTTAATAAATGTTATAACATAACAATTAAAATGAAAATAACGATATGATTAATTTATTGCAAAACGCTTGCGGTATTCCACCGGACTAAGCCCATACTCTTTACGGAATATCTTCCTAAACGCATTGACGTTTTGATAGCCCACGTTGAATGCAATATCAGCAATGCTGCGCGTTGATACTTCAATTTGCTGACAAGCATGATGAAGTCTCAGCTTCTGCAGATAATCGATGACTGACATACCTAACGCTTGCGCAAATCTTCGCTGTAAGGTTCGCTGACTAACGAAAGTGTGGCTAGCTAAATCGCTAAGAGAAATTGGCTGACTGTAATGGTTTGCCAAGTAATTTTGCGCTTTAACAACGAGAGCATCGCCATGATCTTTTTTAGGTGAAAACTGGTGATAAAAGCCTTGCTCCCTGTAACCTGTATCCACCACCATCTCTTTAGAAAGATTCAAGGCAATGGTGGGTGAACTTAAGGTCGATATGATTTCAAACACAAGATCAATCCACGCCATTCTCCCGCCAGCTGTTATTACACCCTCCCCGTTTACCACGATAGCCTTAGCATCTAGCTTTGCTGTGGGAAAGGTTGCCATGAAGTGATCGGCAATTCGCCAGTGTGTAGTACACACTTTGTTATCTAAAAATCCCCCTTTGCCAAGAATAAATGCACCTACGCAAGCAGATGCGAGCAATGCACCTTGGGACTGCATGA includes the following:
- a CDS encoding FlgO family outer membrane protein — translated: MKRRNQYAALSLCASLLSVSGCSMMMGEEEVAEQAPQRPAMNVIDITAADRAPSKPVENTSDTQSQGMDAYGAIGQPPLYSSVQGAYKGRPLTKHIGDYVKNMAQDLIANMEYVNNKTPIGVTHFALLDTDLQKTDLLGRQMAESFVHELHKFRVPVIDFKATEYIRITDDGDFVLSRDYLELSSSLPIEYVLTGTMTKHQGGVLVNARILGMESRAVVATAQMLVPFYVVDALIPSDGSQQNGMRDGVKLSRG
- a CDS encoding FlgO family outer membrane protein yields the protein MKSMTKPVSHALLTENGRLVVKALAYTALLMGLLSGCSSSDEPKSQFAQTDASDVSALGNVEYHTYMLANELFADVGPARQSRYAVVGFVPADTMKYSAGHQHPLMLLGHQLEQGMITEATKRGFSTQEFKLSNDIIVSNESDRVLTRDIDQLSNIERVDFYITGTMVYQESGAVVNARIINARNKNIVAAATRFFPAELFWREEQVTTRNGKLYRTEGTR
- a CDS encoding GNAT family N-acetyltransferase, encoding MMHTNYTVKESPPSAEDFASLRKLIGWSNPCLSVVQKSIDASLFWATIYLDSNLVGCGRVIGDGAMYFYIQDVIIHPGHQNKGLGSKIMNTLIAHLESCCAPGATIGLLAAHGKESFYLKFGFEPRDGESLGLGMCRFI
- a CDS encoding lactoylglutathione lyase, with the protein product MDVIDIKTFIPSKNYDISKAFYSEIGFNASYVNEDLTLFENGDCLFFLQRFYNPELANNFMLQICVADIQDAFDLCSRSLHKTKISSIEQQHWGSVFYLWGPSGELLHITELGSFCENEGRNDE
- a CDS encoding GNAT family N-acetyltransferase — its product is MKISLEEINKSNYEQVCDLDVADDQQAFVACNMWSLVESFYNENHTCKAIYCNDQPVGFLMWVQETPTKVSIWRFMIDESHQNNGIGRVALSQAITLIKQTSELKQIEICYNPKNPVAKAFYSSFGFEEVGLDEDGEDMLAVIAI
- a CDS encoding DUF2938 domain-containing protein; the protein is MESIVFILLIGIGATLVMDLWALLRKQLFGISPTNWGMVGRWIGHMRKGQLRHTSISSAHAVHGESTIGWTAHYLIGIAYAALLIFICGESWLFEPTLGPAVALGIATVVAPFFILQPGMGAGIAASKTPNPNTARLHSIINHVVFGVGLYLSALLIRPLLSIWL
- a CDS encoding helix-turn-helix domain-containing protein, yielding MEISQVAKKSGVSASTLRFYEEKGLIKSIGRQGIRRVFSSNVLERLELIALGRAAGFSLEEISGILGTNAKPDIDRDLLLKKANELDETIKKLEAMRDGLHHAAACTAPSHLECPRFRRLMNLAAAGVIEGVAANKAVK
- a CDS encoding GNAT family N-acetyltransferase, which codes for MITLRDFKMSDVGRLVDILNQPSVTQFLSTKIPSPYTKEDATWWIQEGSKEGFIKAVEYDGELVGCIGVNPGNFEYERAGEVGYWLCSSHWRKGIMRDALRQIIALTFSNTSIERIFACVFSSNLASQKLLLDAGFKQEAILQRAIFKNGRFYDSHIFAILR
- a CDS encoding SDR family oxidoreductase, which codes for MGKVVIVTGASRGIGAATAKLLGSNDYKVCVNYLSDKNAADRVCASITDNGGIAFAHKADVSDEAQVLDMFEYVREQWGEVTHLVNNVGVLFTKTELINVSAERFTKVLNTNVLSAFLCSKAFVKQSVAGGAIVNVSSIASRTGAPFEYVDYATSKGAMDSFTKGLSLELAAKNIRVNSVRPGFIKTDIHADGGEPGRVERLSSQIPMQRGGTADEVAQAIAWLLSPQSSYVTGSFIDLAGGK
- a CDS encoding ATP-binding cassette domain-containing protein, encoding MVLLYIHSRSLMLYLSEFQIKLSNQYITPAFSLALCTESAPSHFLIAGRNSSGKSLLISALAGNGKVASGSRECTSVVAEVSVFKQQAIIEEEKQKDSADILDVIAEPTQVRELFAQTNEDYQNHPYYDELASALRIEHLLDNGFLSLSTGETRKIIIMLAWLSNASIILLDEPFEGLDAEAISAFSRFLVSQQQASLVLTANKLADIPKNMQAQLIVMDDLAITWKSEDKLNYDGLRSELSTWFALESDDIDVPSALNAKDKHGDDPNRNNRNLNDQNSELDSLPHTLIQLKDGFVRFDERTVFEKLNFTLNKNEHWQITGPNGSGKTCLLQMFTGDNSHCYTNDLTMFGIKRGTGESIWDIKKHIGIMSNALHMQYKVNASVEHVIISGFHDSIGLYTRPTLAERMVAEQWLEVLGLKQKKNSPFQSLSFGDQRLVLIARSMVKHPAVLILDEPCNGLDDFNRQKALKLIDILARAGTSTLLYVNHHAEERIPSIHNTLNMKDYNV
- a CDS encoding DUF1826 domain-containing protein, coding for MQALQDHITSFEHSESWRSSADAMVLGDIFDKGISVAIWTRPETPLISQYYDDIFKSLGMGIRGVFSLISLKEEIAKLLPDGRNSAGKQAAIDDIYLLSDMLTTLFDCDSVGVRLVPLSSAMCPSFHVDNIPVRLVNTYLGEGTEWLPKESVVTRQMIGLNDANTQGLTKNRLGQHYRESSVRQMNAFDVGLLKGKSWQGHEEFAAVHRSCKVIPGTHRVLLTLDPM
- the zigA gene encoding zinc metallochaperone GTPase ZigA, which translates into the protein MSIQTQLPVTVLSGFLGAGKTTVLNHILNNRDGLRVAVIVNDMSEINIDAATVKNEISFNRAEEKLVEMSNGCICCTLREDLLEEIERLAHEGKYDYLVIESTGISEPLPVAETFTFADEDGKSLSEISRLDSMVTVVDALNFLKDYDEAKFLNEVGESLGEEDERSVADLLVEQVEFADILLISKTDLVSEQELARLKSILQTLNTEAIQVPIEHGKVPLDKVLNTGRFSFERAQQSPGWLKEMRGEHVPETEEFGISSFSYEARRPFDPQKFYDFIHSKDIAGKLIRSKGFFWLATRPQLAGSWSQAGGMARYGAAGLFWKAVPKEQWPEDPEYLKAIEEQWMEPFGDMRQELVFIGQGLNKNDIIERLDSCLLTDEQLIQGHHVWAEMPDPFPAWEH
- a CDS encoding GlxA family transcriptional regulator; this encodes MRQRSQNDNETMKEIKIAVINYPTASQSALYGIVEMLELANTMCEQINADVAFSASIYKAEQLNSNALVDVVILPPSMSETFFEHDFTSLINYMEVMQSQGALLASACVGAFILGKGGFLDNKVCTTHWRIADHFMATFPTAKLDAKAIVVNGEGVITAGGRMAWIDLVFEIISTLSSPTIALNLSKEMVVDTGYREQGFYHQFSPKKDHGDALVVKAQNYLANHYSQPISLSDLASHTFVSQRTLQRRFAQALGMSVIDYLQKLRLHHACQQIEVSTRSIADIAFNVGYQNVNAFRKIFRKEYGLSPVEYRKRFAIN